One genomic window of Fusarium fujikuroi IMI 58289 draft genome, chromosome FFUJ_chr01 includes the following:
- a CDS encoding related to CAF120 CCR4 Associated Factor 120 kDa produces the protein MDITEDTIPELQPIFSFLNSHSNKLYQEGYFLKLDDQNTQGKPNPDRTWTECFAQLVGTVLSLWDAAELDAAGEDGEVLPKFINLTDASIKMVNNSLACQIESLPTRSSDEQPLQNILSISTAGRNRYLLHFNSRHSLLQWTAGIRLAIFEHSSLQEAYTGALIAGKGKSLNNIGVIMERARFPTEEWVRVRFGAGVPWRRCWCVITPPDEKQYAKLQKELKKRSPYDRSPVPTLKGDIKFYDQRKDGKKQKKMQPIATITDAYSAYAIYPQSKSLIDASTLLKVEGNIAIHTDPPSSTEGFVFIMPETHPAVSGFEMLLRFLFPTWDTFGLYGRPGRLVASTLDSRSLMFAMPKSRRYGYLENLDVSNLILEDGSSGWGERDWRKKLKECTGTRMNAVDDAPTTRSRSNSRKSVRLSFGDGPPKPKAGFSDEQVPTRSSRSFSLTERTRTDSAPADPARVAFGGHGRNSSDPNQLGGPPFRPGTNGNSPYSGSPQRGQTPVGASRHNQASRDESPAYQNERAPSGSPPLKDLDGMRQMHTPEPVSRPPAFSHGSQARPVSRAYHSPELRRANSRLSVTTLAQLATAGGLGGPNDSNPSPRGDEVDTARSGPSVLPPHANSVGISANDNRSREALSPLNQDPSSNSLPPLANLSQQRSRSPLAQPPLGPPNAYGRGPNSRPGTSEGRRSPMPPGMPPQQRPPHPQNANRRPDMGPDGRRPSDPRRPGPDGRRPSDPRGPGFDGRRPSDPRGRGNGPPPGHMPPPPGPHGNYRPGPGRPGPPGPPGYRPNGPPHGPPNGPPGPMGHRKPVPGGPPPPAPFENSKGNTMSGSSGITTNEIIDHYAFDQGRHTPRQGTPNSERRPGPPGRQESHQSNQSSHYEDNSPTSSLKNFVDTYQYSEPKPRAGVLKTVGGAEEPDPRDPGFDIPDINFGPTINYAATKDRSKNPGALTPGGSSQRPHTPGGQGPTPPPHKSSGSQGSLGRKESPDPKRTMAWQPGASTPPSNAHGLSPEEFVQQRAAHARSASSNTLGGSPSSGMKRTSSSDMLQAIQNGRHSRSSSADMLARPGSRGASSTLNFASSGETSSHLSAREQEHVARLTGQPLISMPGHQRQGSQGSFMPGHQRQASSGSGLVGAIEAREREKQQMKQGVNSQAVQHAISQRQQQQAAMAYQQQMAQQQMAQQQMMQQQMAQQQQIAYQQQAHQQQNYQQGYQQPMMGAGNIPPYSPMGQPAGQYTPGGSPYGPAPQQMGGHGQANSFSRPLRAAQQVDPRFVPPQGQYGPSPGAQPTTRNVHPQYQGQAF, from the exons ATGGATATCACGGAGGATACAATCCCCGAACTGCAGCCTATCTTTTCATTCCTCAACAGCCATTCCAACAAGCTGTACCAAGAGGGCTATTTCCTCAAACTCGATGACCAGAATACAC AGGGCAAACCCAACCCTGATCGGACCTGGACAGAGTGTTTTGCCCAGCTTGTAGGAACCGTCTTGTCACTATGGGATGCCGCGGAACTAGACGCAGCTGGCGAAGATGGCGAAGTCTTGCCTAAGTTTATCAACTTGACAGATGCCTCGATCAAAATGGTAAATAACTCGCTTGCGTGCCAA ATCGAGTCACTGCCTACAAGATCTTCAGACGAGCAACCGCTACAGAACATCCTGAGCATCTCAACGGCTGGAAGAAACAGGTATCTCCTCCACTTCAACTCGCGACACTCGCTGCTGCAATGGACTGCCGGCATTCGACTAGCTATTTTCGAGCACTCCTCTCTGCAGGAAGCCTACACTGGCGCTCTGATTGCCGGCAAGGGCAAATCGCTCAACAATATTGGTGTCATCATGGAGAGGGCACGATTCCCCACCGAAGAATGGGTTAGAGTCCGATTCGGCGCTGGTGTACCTTGGAGACGATGCTGGTGTGTTATCACCCCTCCTGACGAAAAGCAGTATGCCAAGCTCcagaaggagctcaagaagaggtCTCCTTACGATCGATCGCCTGTGCCCACACTCAAGGGAGATATTAAGTTCTACGACCAGCGaaaggatggcaagaagcaaaagaagatgCAGCCAATCGCTACCATCACCGACGCCTACTCTGCCTATGCCATCTATCCCCAGTCCAAGTCATTGATTGACGCGTCGACCTTACTCAAGGTTGAGGGTAACATTGCTATTCACACTGATCCTCCCTCGTCTACCGAAGggttcgtcttcatcatgccCGAGACACACCCTGCTGTCAGCGGATTCGAGATGCTGCTGCGTTTCCTCTTTCCTACTTGGGACACCTTTGGTCTTTACGGCCGACCTGGTAGACTTGTTGCCAGCACACTTGACTCTAGATCTCTCATGTTTGCTATGCCTAAGAGCCGCCGCTATGGTTATCTTGAGAATTTGGATGTTTCCAACCTGATTCTGGAGGATGGTAGCTCTGGATGGGGCGAGAGAGATTggagaaagaagctcaaggaatGCACCGGTACTCGCATGAATGCTGTCGATGATGCACCCACGACACGTTCTCGAAGCAACAGTCGAAAGAGTGTTCGACTAAGCTTTGGTGATGGACCTCCAAAACCCAAGGCCGGGTTTTCGGATGAACAAGTCCCAACCAGATCCTCGCGATCATTCTCTCTTACTGAGCGCACTCGAACAGACTCAGCTCCCGCAGATCCTGCGAGGGTTGCCTTCGGAGGACATGGCCGTAACTCATCCGACCCCAACCAATTGGGGGGCCCTCCTTTCCGTCCTGGTACCAATGGTAATAGCCCTTACTCAGGCTCGCCACAACGTGGACAAACTCCCGTTGGCGCTTCACGCCATAACCAAGCTTCCCGTGACGAGAGTCCTGCTTACCAGAATGAACGAGCTCCCTCTGGCTCTCCTCCCCTGAAAGACTTGGATGGCATGCGTCAGATGCACACTCCTGAACCAGTCTCACGACCCCCAGCCTTTAGCCACGGGTCCCAGGCTCGCCCCGTCAGCAGAGCCTATCATTCCCCTGAGCTTAGGCGGGCTAATAGTAGGCTTTCCGTCACAACCCTGGCCCAGCTTGCCACAGCTGGAGGGTTGGGTGGCCCGAATGATTCGAATCCTTCTCCACGAGGAGATGAGGTGGACACTGCAAGATCTGGACCATCGGTACTGCCACCACACGCCAACTCCGTAGGGATATCTGCTAACGACAACCGTTCGCGTGAAGCTTTAAGCCCACTGAATCAGGATCCCTCTTCCAAcagtcttcctcctctggcaAACTTATCCCAACAACGATCACGATCGCCACTGGCCCAACCCCCGCTTGGGCCTCCCAATGCCTATGGCCGCGGGCCTAACTCACGTCCCGGGACTTCAGAAGGACGGCGATCTCCGATGCCTCCCGGCATGCCACCTCAACAGCGACCTCCCCATCCTCAAAATGCCAACCGTCGGCCTGACATGGGTCCTGATGGCCGCCGACCGTCTGATCCTCGACGACCCGGTCCTGACGGACGAAGACCATCTGATCCTCGGGGCCCTGGTTTTGATGGGCGTAGGCCTTCAGACCCTCGAGGTCGTGGCAATGGTCCTCCTCCTGGTCATATGCCTCCGCCACCTGGTCCCCATGGTAATTATCGTCCCGGACCTGGGCGACCCGGACCTCCTGGACCTCCGGGTTATCGCCCTAACGGACCTCCTCATGGGCCGCCAAATGGACCACCGGGACCCATGGGTCACCGAAAGCCTGTGCCAGGCGGACCTCCCCCACCTGCCCCCTTTGAAAATTCTAAGGGAAACACCATGTCGGGTAGCAGTGGGATCACCACGAATGAGATAATTGACCATTATGCGTTCGACCAAGGTCGTCATACACCTCGACAAGGCACCCCGAACTCGGAGAGGCGACCAGGACCCCCAGGCAGGCAAGAAAGCCACCAGAGCAACCAAAGCAGTCATTATGAGGATAATTCTCCCACTAGCAGCCTCAAGAACTTTGTAGATACATACCAATACAGCGAACCAAAGCCCCGAGCTGGTGTCCTGAAGACTGTCGGTGGCGCTGAGGAGCCTGACCCTCGAGACCCTGGCTTTGATATACCAGATATCAATTTCGGCCCGACCATTAACTACGCAGCCACTAAAGACCGCAGTAAAAACCCCGGCGCTCTGACTCCTGGCGGCTCATCACAGAGACCACATACACCCGGAGGTCAAGGACCAACGCCCCCACCTCATAAATCTTCGGGTTCTCAGGGATCTCTTGGACGTAAGGAATCCCCAGACCCAAAGCGCACTATGGCATGGCAGCCCGGTGCATCAACTCCTCCGAGCAATGCACACGGGTTAAGCCCCGAAGAATTCGTGCAGCAAAGGGCGGCTCATGCTCGGAGTGCATCCAGCAACACTCTGGGCGGTTCACCCAGCTCAGGCATGAAACGAACTAGTTCCTCTGACATGCTACAAGCTATCCAGAACGGTCGTCACTCTCGTAGCAGCTCTGCAGATATGCTTGCACGACCAGGATCGCGGGGTGCTAGTTCGACCTTGAACTTTGCAAGCTCTGGGGAGACATCTAGCCACCTCAGTGCTCGGGAGCAGGAGCATGTTGCCCGCCTCACAGGCCAACCTTTGATCAGCATGCCAGGACACCAGAGACAGGGTTCTCAGGGTAGTTTTATGCCTGGGCATCAGAGGCAAGCCTCCTCCGGATCAGGGTTAGTTGGTGCTATCGAGGCCCGGGAACGAGAAAAGCAACAGATGAAGCAAGGAGTGAACAGCCAGGCAGTCCAGCATGCGATCAGCCAGCgtcagcagcaacaggctGCCATGGCGTACCAGCAACAAATGGCGCAGCAACAAATGGCTCAGCAACAAATGATGCAACAGCAAATggcccaacagcaacagatTGCGTACCAGCAGCaggctcatcaacaacaaaactACCAGCAAGGATATCAACAGCCAATGATGGGTGCTGGTAACATTCCCCCATACAGCCCAATGGGTCAGCCAGCTGGTCAGTACACTCCCGGTGGATCGCCGTACGGACCGGCACCTCAGCAGATGGGAGGACATGGACAGGCGAACAGTTTCTCGCGACCACTCCGAGCTGCGCAGCAGGTCGACCCTCGCTTCGTACCACCTCAGGGTCAATACGGTCCATCGCCTGGAGCTCAGCCGACCACTCGAAACGTTCATCCCCAGTATCAAGGACAAGCGTTTTGA
- a CDS encoding related to glycine-rich RNA-binding protein, with product MSKLFIGGLAWHTEEATLRQKFEEFGPVEEAVVVKDRDTGRSRGFGFVRYTQEGDAQKAIATMNNVEFDGRTIRVDKASDNGPRGGFGRGGGYGRGFGGPAPYGMAPPGHGYQVPAPNMYAPMPYGRGYPPPQQAYGAPPQGFMPQQQFGYPDPSQMPPQQQPPQGGRGY from the exons ATGTCTAAGCTCTTCATTGG TGGCCTTGCATGGCACACAGAGGAAGCTACTCTGCGTCAGAAGTTCGAGGAGTTCGGCCCTGTCGAAGAAGCT GTGGTGGTCAAGGACCGTGATACCGGCCGCAGCCGTGGCTTTGGATTTGTGCGATACACCCAGGAGGGCGATGCTCAGAAGGCTATCGCAACCATGAACAATGTCGA GTTTGACGGACGAACCATTCGAGTTGACAAGGCATCCGACAATGGCCCCCGAGGCGGCTTCGGCAGAGGAGGTGGGTACGGGCGAGGCTTCGGGGGACCAGCTCCCTACGGAATGGCTCCGCCTGGACATGGCTACCAAGTCCCCGCGCCGAACATGTATGCGCCTATGCCTTACGGCCGGGGATACCCCCCTCCTCAGCAAGCCTACGGCGCTCCTCCCCAAG GATTCAtgcctcagcagcagttTGGGTACCCTGATCCTTCTCAAATGCCTCCCCAGCAACAACCTCCTCAGGGTGGAAGGGGATATTAA
- a CDS encoding related to rRNA-processing protein UTP23 gives MRGKRSKQYRKLMEQFSQTFGFREPYQVLVDAEMVRDSSRFKMDLEPALSRTVHGKVKPMITQCEIRKLYAARNEPGVHEAIDLAKTLERRRCGHHPDDYPEPLSTQECLRSVVDPKDTFQNKHRYVVASQDQEVRRMLRGIKGVPLVYIKRSVMILEPMADESVQVRAKEERSKFRAEIKNQLGKRKREDADDDDKADKKTDNNSEEQKQKKKKGHGPKGPNPLAVQKPKKVKTEGQQPRKRDSTDAKDVPQEGAGKRKRRRRNKATAADEGETDTAAAEVTMAES, from the exons ATGAGAGGAAAGCGATCAAAACAATATCGGAAGCTCATGGAGCAGTTCTCCCAGACCTTCGGCTTTCGTGAGCCCTATCAGGTTCTGG TCGATGCCGAGATGGTGAGAGATTCTTCCCGGTTCAAGATGGACCTTGAGCCCGCTCTGTCGAGGACAGTTCatggcaaggtcaagcctA TGATTACTCAATGCGAAATTCGCAAACTTTATGCAGCGCGAAATGAGCCAGGTGTACATGAGGCCATTGACTTAGCCAAGACCCTGGAGCGAAGACGATGCGGTCACCATCCCGACGATTATCCCGAGCCATTGAGCACTCAAGAGTGTCTTCGATCAGTTGTCGACCCCAAAGACACATTTCAGAACAAGCATCGCTATGTGGTGGCCAGCCAAGACCAGGAGGTGCGAAGGATGCTGCGAGGCATCAAAGGAGTCCCCCTCGTCTACATCAAGAGGAGTGTCATGATTCTCGAGCCAATGGCGGATGAGAGCGTTCAAGTGCGAGcaaaggaggagagaagcaaATTTCGAGCAGAGATCAAGAACCAATTGGGTAAGCGAAAGCGAGAAGACgcagacgacgacgacaaggcCGACAAGAAGACCGACAACAACTCTGAAGAACAaaaacagaagaagaagaaaggacaCGGACCCAAGGGACCCAATCCTTTGGCGGTCCAGAAACCCAAGAAAGTAAAGACAGAAGGACAACAACCAAGAAAACGAGACTCTACTGATGCGAAGGACGTCCCACAAGAAGGCGCCGGCAAGCGGAAGAGACGGAGGAGGAACAAGGCTACTGCAGCAGATGAAGGCGAAACGGACACTGCAGCAGCGGAAGTGACCATGGCAGAGTCATGA
- a CDS encoding related to protein kinase RAD53: MDGDEPTQATQNVLDPRRVGKQNSGFSDEDISDIICVLYPHSDSARVELERLVGENSPHIIGKDEADGVEPDYALEDQAARFLANPTGTGTHAIILRLSSHLKNPKAGFVFGRNPVRCDVVFVNDPLKRISNIHFRIYVNEYGTVMVEDQSTNGTIVDDHLLTSHPQAKGRSDPPISKWVLSSGSIIKIYLHKEARDLTFRVRIPRRDNEYDQAYTDKVDDFFTRHGLPRQNETITPGPGGHVDLFKQPAQTNLKREETNEITQRTPQTLSKRRDAPREWTGSGKYNRTGSIGKGAFAVVHRVTSKYDGLPYAAKEIEKRRFIKNGVLDQKVENEMKIMQRVKHPHIVRYMEHFEWDDRLLIIIMEFVPGGDLGKLISDQKALREDVVRTMSGQLLGALGYLHANSITHRDVKPDNILINSLNPIDLKLTDFGLSKMVDSEQTFLRTFCGTLLYCAPEVYTEYAEYDDDGVRSRGKKMRRPPGQRYNHAVDIWSLGGVLFYALTASPPYPVKSGISYSELLHKIMTTRLNIAPLQRNDVSEQAIDFLCRMLQRRPENRATVAELESHPWSSGEDSIINASQSFDEISDDDMFDNFSQLQPKQYEEDRVSDSMGEESEKETPTVPLEANQPRLFGEVGVSAIGSSGVIPEDYLNLENSSNPSADETEILRKDEDEAYQSDDLVTPRNRNRRTYRQNNISMAQVQSEDQLQSLVEDVASQSLGGNEPNLQNPGQSRYSLQSVDFNTSKRKPSSYDTSDEFDNTPQGKPTMKRLKSEGNIEDLANDVLEEYKLLVQVPSAEKQASGRQIDTPYNKTCFWEQDKTTWHFDYPELTHLQHKAFERGAAARNEKFEPGKSPLWDLAMKYFSPVSKAGSQINQARRSSRTPQDTAADEPLDFPPTAAPLENSQIPDTLPTHTQIIVPVQEDEPNRRAIGVLESHHESCVPGISIPIKDTLVSFGRGPANTVVFRDIQESRVPKYAFKLLLWKEDGTFDPSKDPDKVPPPWLRDAGDPNEYGFYISTKASVGISINGYQLASSDAKNHSGPSHHWARIWNGDTVMIWGDRKSTQTKLVFQCFWGASSQAREGNQGLQLASPSLSQKLDIACQKTEKRIKEATEKKKIKDAINADLRERTENIEREQERSRAFEKKRKEAIAYLDSRQTPLSRMASPASALGTSNYREPMMFRLSSDNNLSIQ; this comes from the exons ATGGACGGCGACGAGCCCACGCAAG CGACGCAGAATGTTCTGGATCCGCGCCGTGTTGGGAAGCAGAATTCAGGCTTCTCAGATGAAGATATCTCCGACATAATATGCGTCCTCTACCCACACTCCGATTCTGCCCGTGTCGAGCTCGAACGTCTTGTCGGCGAAAACTCCCCACACATCATTGGAAAGGACGAAGCGGATGGCGTCGAACCCGACTATGCCTTGGAAGACCAAGCAGCCCGTTTTCTCGCCAACCCAACCGGCACCGGCACCCATGCCATCATCCTACGTCTGTCGTCGCACCTCAAGAACCCGAAAGCCGGCTTTGTGTTTGGTCGAAATCCTGTGCGATGCGACGTTGTGTTTGTCAATGACCCCTTGAAAAGAATCAGTAACATTCATTTCCGGATTTACGTCAACGAATATGGCACTGTCATGGTTGAAGACCAATCGACCAACGGTACCATTGTGGATGATCACCTTTTAACCTCCCACCCTCAAGCCAAGGGAAGAAGTGACCCTCCCATTAGCAAGTGGGTTTTGAGTTCTggctccatcatcaagatctatCTCCATAAGGAGGCCCGGGACTTGACTTTCCGAGTCCGTATACCAAGGCGTGATAATGAGTATGACCAAGCATATACCGATAAAGTCGACGATTTCTTCACACGTCATGGGCTACCACGCCAGAATGAGACCATCACGCCTGGACCGGGCGGCCACGTTGATCTCTTCAAACAACCTGCCCAGACTAATctcaagagagaagagaccAATGAGATAACGCAGCGTACTCCTCAGACGTTGTCTAAAAGAAGAGACGCACCACGGGAATGGACGGGCTCCggaaaatataatagaaccGGCTCGATCGGAAAGGGTGCCTTCGCAGTTGTCCACAGGGTCACCTCAAAGTATGACGGATTACCATATGCTGCCAAAGAGATTGAAAAGCGTCGCTTTATCAAGAACGGCGTCCTTGATCAGAAGGTAGAGaatgagatgaagatcatgcAGCGAGTTAAGCAT CCCCATATTGTTCGCTACATGGAGCACTTTGAATGGGATGACCGATTGCTAATCATTATTATGGAATTTGTGCCCGGCGGTGATTTGGGGAAACTCATCTCAGACCAAAAGGCTCTGAGGGAGGATGTCGTTCGAACCATGTCAGGGCAGCTCTTGGGTGCTTTGGGGTATCTACACGCCAACAGCATCACCCATCGCGACGTCAAACCAGACAACATCCTCATAAACTCACTCAATCCAATTGATCTCAAGCTCACCGACTTTGGCTTGTCGAAAATGGTCGACAGCGAACAGACCTTCCTGCGAACGTTTTGTGGCACCTTGCTTTATTGTGCCCCTGAGGTGTATACAGAATATGCTGAGTacgatgatgacggtgtACGTAGTCgaggaaagaagatgagacGTCCGCCGGGCCAGAGATACAACCACGCGGTTGACATCTGGTCTTTAGGCGGGGTCTTGTTTTATGCTCTGACTGCGTCGCCTCCTTATCCTGTCAAGAGTGGCATCAGCTACTCTGAGCTGTTACACAAAATTATGACCACCCGGCTGAATATCGCACCACTGCAGAGGAATGATGTATCGGAGCAAGCTATTGACTTCCTCTGCAGAATGCTCCAGCGCCGGCCAGAAAACCGAGCAACCGTAGCAGAACTCGAAAGCCACCCATGGTCTTCCGGCGAAGACTCTATCATCAACGCTTCACAATCCTTTGACGAGATCTCGGATGATGACATGTTCGACAACTTTTCTCAGTTACAACCTAAACAGTACGAAGAAGATAGGGTCAGTGACTCTATGGGCGAAGAGTCAGAAAAAGAAACTCCAACAGTACCACTAGAAGCGAACCAGCCAAGACTATTCGGAGAAGTTGGTGTCTCAGCGATTGGTAGTTCAGGAGTTATCCCGGAAGACTATCTTAATCTCGAGAACAGCAGCAACCCTAGCGCAGACGAGACTGAAATCCTCCGcaaggatgaagacgaagcatATCAATCGGACGATCTGGTCACGCCCAGGAACAGGAATCGTCGAACATATCGCCAGAATAACATTTCAATGGCACAGGTTCAGTCTGAGGACCAACTTCAGAGTCTGGTTGAGGACGTGGCATCGCAGAGCCTAGGCGGGAATGAGCCAAACCTGCAAAACCCTGGACAATCGCGTTATTCTCTGCAATCGGTAGACTTCAATACTAGTAAACGAAAACCCTCGTCATATGATACAAGCGATGAGTTCGACAACACACCCCAAGGAAAGCCTACAatgaaaagacttaagtCGGAAGGTAATATTGAAGATCTAGCAAACGACGTACTTGAAGAGTACAAACTGCTGGTGCAAGTACCATCTGCCGAGAAGCAAGCTTCAGGACGTCAAATCGACACGCCTTACAACAAGACGTGTTTCTGggagcaagacaagacaacgTGGCACTTCGACTATCCCGAGCTCACACATTTGCAACATAAAGCTTTCGAGCGGGGTGCGGCAGCAAGGAATGAAAAATTCGAGCCCGGAAAATCGCCGTTGTGGGATCTTGCGATGAAGTATTTCTCTCCCGTTTCCAAAGCCGGGTCACAAATCAACCAAGCCCGACGAAGCTCGCGGACACCTCAGGACACAGCGGCCGATGAGCCCCTGGATTTTCCTCCGACTGCCGCCCCGCTTGAGAACTCTCAGATTCCTGACACTTTGCCTACGCACACACAGATAATCGTCCCGGTTCAGGAAGATGAGCCCAATAGACGTGCCATTGGCGTGCTCGAGTCTCATCATGAGTCCTGTGTCCCTGGGATTAGTATTCCTATCAAAGATACTTTAGTCTCATTCGGCCGTGGCCCGGCAAATACTGTGGTCTTCAGAGATATACAAGAATCTCGAGTGCCGAAGTATGCGTTTAAGCTACTACTTTGGAAAGAAGATGGGACCTTTGACCCTTCAAAGGATCCTGATAAAGTCCCTCCTCCTTGGCTTCGAGATGCCGGAGATCCAAACGAGTATGGGTTTTACATCTCGACCAAAGCATCTGTTGGTATCAGCATCAATGGTTACCaacttgcttcttctgatgCCAAGAACCACAGCGGCCCCTCACACCATTGGGCTCGAATTTGGAACGGCGACACAGTGATGATATGGGGCGATAGAAAGAGTACGCAGACGAAGCTCGTATTCCAGTGTTTCTGGGGAGCTTCTTCACAGGCGCGTGAGGGGAACCAAGGCCTACAACTCGCATCTCCATCACTCTCCCAGAAGCTTGACATTGCGTGTCAGAAGACAGAGAAGAGGATCAAGGAGGccactgagaagaagaagattaAGGATGCAATCAACGCTGATCTACGGGAGCGTACAGAAAATATCGaaagagaacaagaacgaAGTCGTGCtttcgagaagaagcgaaaggaGGCCATCGCTTATCTTGACTCTAGACAAACCCCTCTATCCCGAATGGCTTCACCGGCAAGCGCACTAGGAACGAGTAACTATCGTGAGCCCATGATGTTTCGCTTGAGCTCTGACAACAACCTCTCGATTCAGTGA
- a CDS encoding related to citrate lyase beta subunit: MAARSPSIIRRSLLYVPGSSQKMLTKSLGLKSDNVTYDLEDSVTPSLKDTARNQLREHISNLKARPSGISELAVRINAVFTPFALSDLTTLAPLSHVDAVVVPKVNSAADLTFVTDVLRHVAPERHTAEADNPIKIIALIESARSIMDLAQISKASPYLSGFVFAAEDFALDLSLTRTPSLTEFLYARSAIVTAARAAGLPSAIDLVCTSYKGEQGLKTLEEECAGGKSIGFNGKQCIHPSQVEAVQRMFAPDQKEVEWAIRISIADEKASASGRGAWTLDGKMIDAPVVGKAGAVIIKAEQCGIDVQSLRNKWKDQEPE, from the exons ATGGCTGCCCGGTCTCCATCCATTATCCGCCGCTCTTTGCTCTATG TGCCAGGCTCATCGCAAAAGATGCTCACCAAGTCTCTCGGTCTCAAATCAGACAACGTAACTTATGACTTGGAAGACTCGGTTACACCCTCTCTCAAAGATACAGCCCGCAATCAACTGCGCGAGCACATCTCCAACCTCAAAGCTCGGCCTTCTGGCATTTCTGAGCTGGCCGTTCGCATCAACGCTGTTTTCACCCCCTTTGCTCTCTCAGACTTGACCACACTCGCGCCACTGTCTCATGTTGACGCTGTTGTGGTTCCCAAAGTCAATTCTGCGGCTGACCTGACCTTTGTTACTGATGTTCTCCGACATGTCGCTCCAGAACGCCACACAGCCGAGGCAGATAACCcaataaagataatagcTCTTATCGAGTCAGCTCGCTCCATCATGGACTTGGCTCAGATATCAAAGGCATCTCCTTACCTGAGTGGCTTCGTCTTCGCAGCCGAGGATTTCGCCCTTGATCTCTCGCTGACAAGAACCCCGTCTCTGACCGAGTTTCTCTACGCAAGATCTGCTATAGTCACCGCAGCCCGGGCAGCCGGATTGCCAAGTGCAATTGATCTAGTTTGCACCTCCTATAAGGGAGAGCAGGGGCTAAAAACTCTCGAGGAGGAGTGTGCTGGAGGAAAATCCATTGGCTTCAACGGAAAGCAGTGCATACATCCAAGCCAGGTCGAAGCCGTCCAGCGTATGTTCGCTCCGGATCAGAAGGAGGTTGAATGGGCTATCAGGATCTCCATcgctgatgagaaggctTCGGCGTCCGGTCGAGGCGCCTGGACCCTAGATGGTAAAATGATTGATGCCCCCGTTGTTGGCAAAGCTGGTGCTGTCATTATCAAAGCAGAACAATGTGGCATTGATGTTCAGTCCTTAAGAAACAAATGGAAGGACCAAGAACCTGAGTAA
- a CDS encoding putative protein TVP23, translated as MDATQPQPAPGSLSWRLSAHPITLLTFLGFRISSVLIYFLGLWIIKSMIMIFIITILLLAADFYYIKNIAGRRLVGLRWWNEVDPQTGESQWVFESSEPGTKTVNPTDSRFFWLALYIQPMLWVLMAILALVRLQFLWLPLVVIALVLTIMNTLAFSRCDKFSNASSIAGSAFGTGNLAGSLASNMVSNWFSRS; from the exons ATGGATGCCACGCAACCACAGCCCGCGCCGGGCAGTCTTAGCTGGCGCCTCAGCGCGCATCCCATTACGCTGCTCACGTTTCTGGGATTCCGGATAT CAAGTGTCCTGATCTACTTTCTCGGTCTGTGGATCATAAAAAGCAT gatcatgatcttcatcatcacgattctcctcctcgccgccGACTTCTACTACATCAAGAACATTGCCGGCCGTCGCCTTGTAGGGCTGCGCTGGTGGAATGAGGTCGATCCCCAGACGGGAGAGTCGCAGTGGGTATTTGAGAGCAGCGAGCCAGGTACCAAGACTGTCAACCCGACTGATAGCCGCTTTTTCTGGCTCGCTCTGTATATCCAGCCTATGTTGTGGGTTCTCATGGCTATTCTTGCTCTTGTGCGACTGCAGTTCTTGTGGTTGCCCCTAGTTG TTATTGCTCTTGTCCTCACCATCATGAACACTCTAGCCTTCTCACGATGTGACAAGTTCAGCAACGCTTCCAGCATCGCTGGTAGCGCTTTTGGAACGGGCAACCTGGCCGGAAGCCTCGCAAGCAACATGGTCAGCAACTGGTTTTCTCGCagctaa